The Culex pipiens pallens isolate TS unplaced genomic scaffold, TS_CPP_V2 Cpp_Un0040, whole genome shotgun sequence DNA segment catattgccccaagtcgtatggttcgataaatgtccccccggtagaaccttccctcagggccatggccactccgggtgtggccaatcctgtcaaaatggccattttcactaccagtatcaaaaaccatgcattttgttacccatattgccccaagtcgtatggttcgataaatgtccccccggtagaaccttctccaaggcactggccactccgggtgtggccaatcctgtcaaaatggccattttcactaccagtatcaaaaaccatgaattttgatacccatattgccccaagtcgaatggttcgataaatgtccccccggtagaaccttccctcagggccatggccactccggttgtgaccaatcctgtcaaaatggccattttcactaccagtatcaaaaaccatgaattttgatacccatattgccccaagtcgtatggttcgataaatgtccccccggtagaaccttctccaaggcactggccactccgagtgtgaccaatcctgtcaaaatggccgttttcattaccagtatcaaaaaccatgaattttgatacccatattgccccaagtcgaatggttcgataaatgtccccccggtagaaccttccctcagggccatggccactccggttgtgaccaatcctgtcaaaatggccattttcactactagtatcaaaaaccatgaattttgatatccatattgccccaagtcgtatggttcgataaatgtccccccggtagaaccttccctcagggccatggccactccgggtgtggccaatcctgtcaaaatggccattttcactaccagtatcaaaaaccatgcattttgttacccatattgccccaagtcgtatggttcgataaatgtccccccggtagaaccttctccaaggcactggccactccgggtgtggccaatcctgtcaaaatggccattttcactaccagtatcaaaaaccatgaattttgatacccatattgccccaagtcgaatggttcgataaatgtccccccggtagaaccttccctcagggccatggccactccggttgtgaccaatcctgtcaaaatggccattttcactaccagtatcaaaaaccatgaattttgatacccatattgccccaagtcgaatggttcgataaatgtccccccggtagaacattCCCcatggcactggccactccgagtgtgaccaatcctgtcaaaatggccgttttcattaccagtatcaaaaaccatgaattttgatacccatattgccccaagtcgaatggttcgataaatgtccccccggtagaaccttccctcagggccatggccactccggttgtgaccaatcctgtcaaaatggccattttcactactagtatcaaaaaccatgaattttgatacccatattgccccaagtcgaatggttcgataaatgtccccccggtagaaccttccctcagggccatggccactccgggtgtggccaatcctgtcaaaatggccattttcactaccagtatcaaaaaccatgaattttgatacccatattgccccaagtcgtatggttcgataaatgtccccccggtagaaccttccctcagggccatggccactccgggtgtgaccaatcctgtcaaaatggccattttcactactagtatcaaaaaccatgaattttgatatccatattgccccaagtcgtatggttcgataaatgtccccccggtagaaccttccctcagggccatggccactccgggtgtggccaatcctgtcaaaatggccattttcactaccagtatcaaaaaccatgcattttgttacccatattgccccaagtcgtatggttcgataaatgtccccccggtagaaccttctccatggcactggccactccgagtgtgaccaatcctgtcaaaatggccgttttcattaccagtatcaaaaaccatgaattttgatacccatattgccccaagtcgaatggttcgataaatgtccccccggtagaaccttccctcagggccatggccactccggttgtgaccaatcctgtcaaaatggccattttcactactagtatcaaaaaccatgaattttgatacccatattgccccaagtcgaatggttcgataaatgtccccccggtagaatcttccctcagggccatgaccactccgggtgtggccaatatcctaccagtttggtcccaaccccgttgccttaaatcattctggttttcgagtgaccgatctaacaatcttcgtttgaacagaattcctcccaagttggtgcacaacctgtgtctttcaatgtgtgcatgtgtgtgtgagcaataaaattaccaccgtcgatccgtctctgacggattttcgattaaaactaaaattgttcagaggctatctgttaggttatatagttagcatgaaatgtggcaacatggtgcaaattttgcctcttctcctgctttcttggaactgtcacgcgagaatgttgcaccattgttgccacatttcatgcgaactatataaataacagatagcctctaaacaattttagttttgatcgaaaatccgtcagagacggatcgacggtggtaatcttattgcacacattgaaagacacaggttgtgcaccaacttgggaggaattctgttctgacgaagattgttagatcggtcactcgaaaaccagaatgatttaaggcaatggggttgggaccaaactggtaggatattggccacacccggagtggccatggccctgagggaaggttctaccggggggacatttatcgaacctttcgacttggggcaatatggatatcaaaattcatggtttttgatactgataatgaaaatagccattttgacaagattggccacacccggagtggccatggccctgagggaaggttctaccggggggacatttatcgaaccattcgacttggggcaatatgggtatcaaaattcatggtttttaatactggtagtgaaaatggccattttgacaggattggccacacccggagtggccagtgccttggagaaggttctaccggggggacatttatcgaaccatacgacttggggcaatatgggtaacaaaatgcatggtttttgatactggtagtgaaaatggccattttgacaggattggccacacccggagtggccagtgtcctgaagaaggttctaccgggggtacatttaacgaaccatacgacttggggcaatatggatatcaaaattcatggtttttgatactgcacccagaactggacatcggcatacgagagtataaagagcacgattcggtagtaaaatgttactgtgtgcggactgagaggataaatcccgaaattaccgagagtactttactcatgggttcatcttcaaaaaaagttcatccataaTAAAACGAAcgggtaccgagactcgaacccaagaccttcggcatattgatccgtgcctttgccgtatgggcctccatggttcggtgactgagtggtggtcatttgtccatataagccattcAGTAGGATGAACTATTCCAATgagcgaatgaacacgcgagagaactatactctcgcaaaatagcactttcctcacgcttcttttcgtgaggactatcccctcgttctttaactttgggtgtggtagtgaaaatggccattttgacaggattggccacacccggagtagccatggccctgagggaaggttctaccggggggacgtttatcgagccattcgacttggggcaatatgggcaaTTTATATCTACAGAGGTGCcattgaatgaaaatatttaattagaattaattattcaggattaaaaaaattggcaaagaattaaaaaatataaataaaaatagcatcattttttgagttttgtacaaagttctttgtcatattggtcatgtagaacataaccacctgcacctttttttccaaaattttcaaatgttggaattttttaacttttgattttttaaatcattcaatttttctgacaaaatgtataattttctcTTTGGTCCCTATATGCTAAACAAAcgaccaattttagaacaaatctctgaggatggtggggcaactgcctcaTATTTTCTCACCCTGTGTGCgctagtaatttgtaattttcagttgaacggaaatccaaatcaaattcaaattatttgatttttcaacctaaacatattgcaaacaagctaCGCGCTTTTCATCGTGACCcttttcttaagcattttttatgTGGAGTTCTGCGTTCCTTCCGGACTgaccaatataaaaaattaaatattatcagTGTTGCAATGTTTGGCCTGGAAGTCATTCAAATACGTCATCAAgggtgaattttcaaaagaaaattaaattttgtagtaatatttttaagatcatcgaaattccctgacccagcttaaaattccctgactttcccaggtcaaataaaattccctgacaattccaggttttccctgacttttccagaaatcgacaccatgCATGCATTTCCCTAACACCGACGTACTCTTCAAGTACCTAGAATAAATAAGTTTCCAACTATTATGTGCTTTCGGAACACAGATGTGAACGTTATCTAGGTAAAGTGTACTTAGTGCGACAGAGCGACTGCTTTACAAGTCTATACTGGACTAACGTATTCTCTtcgttttcaaataattttggttaCTCTATTCGCTGGTTCACAGTGCTTATCCAGGCACGCAACCGGTTCAATCCCCTCAGCACGGGGCGTGTTTACGACGGCAGGCTTACGCTTCCGCTGCTTGCAGAACATCCCGCGTTTTGTGCTCCATCCTGTCGTGCCGGTTGATACATGCTTATGGTTATCTTCCCAAGGTTGAGCAGGCGGTTGGTTTCGGCATCCAAACTAGAACAGCGTTCCTTAGGCCCGCGATTCAACACCCGGGCGACCGTGACACAGCAGCGTACCGTTTTTCGCTTTGACGCCGTGATTAGACTTGAATCTTGGCCATCATCGCAAATGGAAATGAATCAAGAAGTTATTTTCAGTGGTAACTGACATGGCTACTAGATTTTAAAGGACTTTGTTATATGCAAGGAAAATCGTGTCGCATCTCAGGTTTTATTGTGCTTTTCTTTACCAAAACTTGTTTGATACATGATGATCACGTCGGTGTTCGGGAAGCGCACATCAAAGTTCTCAGGAATCCCAGGCTTTAGGCCTTGAGAAACCAGAGTCAAAGCCGTCAAAAAATATCGATGCTACATTTAGCCTTCAAATTCATATACTTTTTAAAGtacaataaatttgattttctcGGAAGAaaggaaatttcaaaataaacgtAAACTTACCCAGTTTCTCCCTTCCGCAGCCGAACTTGGACATCCTTCAATCCGTTACGCAGGTAGGACTTTTGTTTGGCGGCTACAAAGTAAAATATAAACCAATTTAACCAAACAAAATCAGACAAACCAACCAAATTCCACCGACCTTTCTCGATCAGTTTGTGGATCTTTTTCGTCAGCTTCTTGGAGGCCATCGGCTGCGAGATGGCGTTGGCATTTTTCAGCTTCTCGTCGTACGTGTCCTCTTCCTTCACGACCGAGGTGTCCACGTCGGCGGCGTCGGGCTTTTCGACCTTAATTTTGCCCATTTTAGCGCGAGATTTAGATTTTAAAGTTACCGAAATGAAGCTAACGCGAGAAATGCACGTGTTTCGCGTGGTGCCGCTTGGGAGGTAAATAAAACAGCGTGAGCTTGATGTTGAAAACAGCTTGTGTTCAGTCGCAGGGGGAAACCTGTCAAAAGATTTTCGTTTTGTTTCTCACGTTGGCAGCGCGAGACACAGACTGTACAGATGTTTTGCTTTGAACTTGCATCTTTTAAGAATACATTTCTGGAGATTCTGGAGATTAGATAGATTTAGGCTAGGATTTAGGACATATTTATTGTATCGagcaattaaaagtgcaacatggagttaaactttctgtcaagcttctgtgaagtttaccatgacagttgcaaaagtttaactccatatTACCAGCTCCATCTctcttttttaatttctcgatacactcaacccccggtggttggtcactatttcatttgacacttttttagtttgtaccccgttggttggtcaaagtcaaactaaaaagtgactaaCTATCACaatttacacggcgctcacacacactatcaaaacaaatgtttggtaATGCGTGGGAACTCCGTGTagaaagggtgtcaaactaaaaagtgaccccgttcgtttgacaacagttcgcttcgcttcgctaggagacggtgatattagcggattgcagactggatttcgtcatgttacgtgatgattgtctaagtccaagttgcctaggaattgataattgggaataaaaccaactccacctgaaccagactctcaccaccatgacagccgtccattgccggccgctcccatctccaccgcgcaccagggacaaggaaagggatttggaagacgggaagtgttgatgctccacttaaGGGGACAAactatcggggtttgagtgtacatgttgacagctcccatagagatatccacgcgcgagagtgtgttagtttgtaacaaaatttacacgcagacaaaggcaaatcgagtagaatgattcgtctgccaaaatcagctgtgtcctttgttatgccacgagcacgtggtaaacagctggtttttacagaCGATTGATCTACTCGATTTGCTTATGTCTGcgtgtaaacaaaatcagctgcttggaattcagccaatcacaatcgttcaaaaccaaaacaatacttcaaatacaaatactaacacagaatGATGGGgtgcgtgagagaaaccgtggagatctctatacaaactgagcgtacccctttTTGTGGGCCAAGTGggcctatcgagaaattaaaaagagagatgtgagccggtaacatggagtgaaactttcgcagctgtcatggtaaacttcacagcagctcgacagaaagtttaactccatgttgcactttttatCTCTCGATAGTAAGTAGAGAACATAACACAATTCGCTCTCCCGTCTCTTTCCCGCTTATGTGCTTCTAAACGAAGGAACTCAAATAtctagaacagttgaagtgagcgtgccgcgaaagccgtcacgaaaaaaaagtttcccatgcaaatttcgAGTTGCGTACTTAATGGGCGGACTCCAACGAGGCCCACTGGCCACGTGTCGGTGAATACTCGCAACTTAcgaaaacacgaaaaaattgtaTGGCGTGTAACACGGCCTTCGCCACCCCCTcacccctactgcgttacgtaataaaagaagcatttaacaaaaaaaaaaaaaaaactccagaattatttttttccctgGATTATGTAGagaagggtcaatgtttttttgtaaagcggtatacgcacttcggaaggaaccggtcaagaaaaaaatcaaatgggcagcagcggcagcgcaagcaagtcagagagggtgaagaaaagccccaagaaatcgctccctctcctttgttctgctgttcgtaaagctgtttcttgacccctttccttccgatcttcATACTAGCCTTAAACAAGCAATCTATCCTGTAAAATATTAACACACTCAACGCccgtggttggtcacttttttgtttgatatttttttagtttgtaccccgttagtttgtcaaaatcaaactaaaaagtgaccaactgtcactttttacacgcaCGTACTATATtaaaaaaccttacttaatccacctttaggtggttggcgccttcctcacatttaaagggtgccatccaaaatgcaaaaattgcgtaaatgacacttaagtgcttataacttttgatagggttgtcagatcttcatttttttggacgcgttggaaagctcttttgaatacttATCCAACGATTGGTCGCATGAGAAattcggacaacgttttcatcaacatatctgagatccggcctccaaaaagcgtataaataacacttaagtgcttataacttttgatagatttgtcagatctccaatgtcttggacgcgttggaaaggtcttttaaatacctttctaaaaatgtatagcatgacggattttcttacaaaaaccaccctttttacaatcttccggacttttgttaaaatcgtttttttagcataacttttgaagtacttaactaaactacataatttttaatagcgacttatgggaccccaagacggatcgaatgacgccaaaatggacaaaatcggtttagccaatgtcgagataatcgagtgacaattttttgatcaacatcccaccacacacacagacatttgctcagaatttgattctgagtcgataggtatacatgaaggtgggtctaggaggtctaattgagaagttcatttttggagtgattttatagcctttcctcagtaacgtgaggaaggcaaaaaagtttGGTAGCGTGTGTGAACCCTTGTGTGAACCTAGaagcacggacgaacggacatgacaccaggaacaaattttcttcaaatttctgaagcaaactatcacttgcgccatctacattcaagttgtcgaagtagcatcgcgcgattaagcatgatttctcaaaatgtcttatgcaataattaattaaaacatttagcaTTAGTATGGTGCTAGAAACAGTTTTTTGGCATTAAGTTTGTCTTTATGATTCTATGTAATTTATCATGGACCCTAAAATTGccgaaaaaataaagaaatgatatttttaatataaattcacacgactatttcaaaaaatgcccATGAGTTTGCTTCATCAGctggctttgtttacgttttgaaCCACGTGGCGCGAAGATTTTGACATAAGCGATCTCGCTTGTGCTGGTTTTCGCcaagaagaagtaaaagaaaacctgcttcattttttgaaaccccgtgtcatgtccgttcgtccgtgctaGAAGTGACCTGAGAAGAACAGATTGTTTGTTTACAATCCCACATTGGCCAActtgcattgttttgcttgaatttaccGAATACCCCCGATTTCTCCGTCTTGACAGTTTATTTTAGTCTGTGCCTTTTCAGGTccacttttttatgaaaaatctggCACCCCTTCCCCTCGCTGTCAAATCCATTTTGACAGGTTGCAATTTTCATCAGTGTTTGTGCgtgaaaaacaataatttgtaACAAAAGTCGACTAAATTTAGCACTATTAAAGGGGTGTTTGcgaaatttttatcattttccgcGAGTAATTCCCGATAAGCAACTATTCGAATCGTTCCGGGTGATGTAATCGCCGTCGTGGCCGCGAATAAAAACGAAGTACAATGCCGCGGACCTTCCGGGAGCCGTGTTTGGCGCAGAGAAAGTCGACGTAATTTGCTGCTCTGCGtttgaaagggttaaaaatgGCGAAAAAGAAATTACGCCTCGCTAATTTGTGGTTGGCGCGGAATTTGGCCGGGCGGGAGGATTGAGAGCGGGGTGCCACCCCGGAAGTTGGACGTTTTGTGGGGGAGTTTGAAGGAAAAACAACCAGGGAAGTAGCAGAGGAAGAGGCCGCGGGGCGAAGATGAGAGCTCCGGCCGGAAGTTTCCTCTCGAAATGTATCTTAACCGTGGTCCTGTTGCTGTTCAGTGATTGTACAAATTTAACCAATAGCTTTAGCAATAGTAGCAATAATTACAACAACGCAGATCATCATCAAAATGTTAGTAGCGTAAGCAGTTTAGCCAATTGCTGTGATAATTTAAACAGTTCTACTAGCAATAGCAGTAGTAGCAGTAGCAAtagtaacaacaacaacaatggaaCGCGCCGAGCGCTCCACCGGATCGAGGTCCAGTTTTCGACGAATGTGGTCCAGAACGAGTACATCGTGCAGTACGATGGATATTATCGGAGGGCGGCGCGGGAAAAGTACATCCAGGCGGCGCTCAACGGATCGAAGGTAAACAAATCGATGGTAATAAAGAGCAATATGTGTGCGATCTAATCAGGAAACGATTGTAATCACACAATGGGACTGATAAGATTGCAAGTGAACTGATAGGGTATACAATTAGGTCAAATTCCTTTTGTTTGtactttgctaaaaaaaaaaggtgcaggtggttatgttctacatgaccaatatgacaaagaactttgtacaaaactcaaaaaatgatgctatttttatttatattttttaattctttgccaatttttttaatcctgaataattaattctaattaaatattttcattcaatgGCACCTCTGTAGATATAAAttgcccatattgccccaagtcgaatggctcgataaacgtccccccggtagaaccttccctcagggccatggctactccgggtgtggccaatcctgtcaaaatggccattttcactaccacacccaaagttaaagaacgaggggatagtcctcacgaaaagaagcgtgaggaaagtgctattttgcgagagtatagttctctcgcgtgttcattcgctcATTGGAATAGTTCATCCTACTgaatggcttatatggacaaatgaccaccactcagtcaccgaaccatggtggcccatacggcaaaggcacggatcaatatgccgaaggtcttgggttcgagtctcggtacccgTTCGTTTTAttatggatgaactttttttgaagatgaacccatgagtaaagtactctcggtaatttcgggatttatcctctcagtccgcacacagtaacattttactaccgaatcgtgctctttatactctcgtatgccgatgtccagttctgggtgcagtatcaaaaaccatgaattttgatatccatattgccccaagtcgtatggttcgttaaatgtacccccggtagaaccttcttcaggacactggccactccgggtgtggccaatcctgtcaaaatggccattttcactaccagtatcaaaaaccatgcattttgttacccatattgccccaagtcgtatggttcgataaatgtccccccggtagaaccttctccaaggcactggccactccgggtgtggccaatcctgtcaaaatggccattttcactaccagtattaaaaaccatgaattttgatacccatattgccccaagtcgaatggttcgataaatgtccccccggtagaaccttccctcagggccatggccactccgggtgtggccaatcttgtcaaaatggctattttcattatcagtatcaaaaaccatgaattttgatatccatattgccccaagtcgaaaggttcgataaatgtccccccggtagaaccttccctcagggccatggccactccgggtgtggccaatatcctaccagtttggtcccaaccccattgccttaaatcattctggttttcgagtgaccgatctaacaatcttcgtcagaacagaattcctcccaagttggtgcacaacctgtgtctttcaatgtgtgcaataagattaccaccgtcgatccgtctctgacggattttcgatcaaaactaaaattgtttagaggctatctgttatttatatagttcgcatgaaatgtggcaacaatggtgcaacattctcgcgtgacagttccaagaaagcaggagaagaggcaaaatttgcaccatgttgccacatttcatgctaactatataacctaacagatagcctctgaacaattttagttttaatcgaaaatccgtcagagacggatcgacggtggtaattttattgctcacacacacatgcacacattgaaagacacaggttgtgcaccaacttgggaggaattctgttcaaacgaagattgttagatcggtcactcgaaaaccagaatgatttaaggcaacggggttgggaccaaactggtaggatattggccacacccggagtggtcatggccctgagggaagattctaccggggggacatttatcgaaccattcgacttggggcaatatgggtatcaaaattcatggtttttgatactagtagtgaaaatggccattttgacaggattggtcacaaccggagtggccatggccctgagggaaggttctaccggggggacatttatcgaaccattcgacttggggcaatatgggtatcaaaattcatggtttttgatactggtaatgaaaacggccattttgacaggattggtcacactcggagtggccagtgccatggagaaggttctaccggggggacatttatcgaaccatacgacttggggcaatatgggtaacaaaatgcatggtttttgatactggtagtgaaaatggccattttgacaggattggccacacccggagtggccatggccctgagggaaggttctaccggggggacatttatcgaaccatacgacttggggcaatatggatatcaaaattcatggtttttgatactagtagtgaaaatggccattttgacagaattggtcacacccggagtggccatggccctgagggaaggttgtaccgggggacatttatcgaaccatacgacttggggcaatatgggtatcaaaattcatggtttttgatactggtagtgaaaatggccattttgacaggattggccacaaccggagtggccatggccctgagggaaggttctaccggggggacatttatcgaaccattcgacttggggcaatatgggtatcaaaattcatggtttttgatactggtaatgaaaacggccattttgacaggattggtcacactcggagtggccagtgccatgGGGaatgttctaccggggggacatttatcgaaccattcgacttggggcaatatgggtatcaaaattcatggtttttgatactggtagtgaaaatggccattttgacaggattggtcacaaccggagtggccatggccctgagggaaggttctaccggggggacatttatcgaaccattcgacttggggcaatatgggtatcaaaattcatggtttttgatactggtagtgaaaatggccattttgacaggattggtcacactcggagtggccagtgccatggagaaggttctaccggggggacatttatcgaaccatacgacttggggcaatatgggtaacaaaatgcatggtttttgatactggtagtgaaaatggccattttgacaggattggccacacccggagtggccatggccctgagggaaggttctaccggggggacatttatcgaaccattcgacttggggcaatatgggtatcaaaattcatggtttttgatactggtaatgaaaacggccattttgacaggattggtcacactcggagtggccagtgccatgGGGaatgttctaccggggggacatttatcgaaccattcgacttggggcaatatgggtatcaaaattcatggtttttgatactggtagtgaaaatggccattttgacaggattggtcacaaccggagtggccatggccctgagggaaggttctaccggggggacatttatcgaaccattcgacttggggcaatatgggtatcaaaattcatggtttttgatactggtagtgaaaatggccattttgacaggattggccacacccggagtggccagtgc contains these protein-coding regions:
- the LOC120412522 gene encoding H/ACA ribonucleoprotein complex subunit 2-like protein, whose translation is MGKIKVEKPDAADVDTSVVKEEDTYDEKLKNANAISQPMASKKLTKKIHKLIEKAAKQKSYLRNGLKDVQVRLRKGETG